The proteins below are encoded in one region of Streptomyces ficellus:
- a CDS encoding GNAT family N-acetyltransferase — MIRHATLQDLDAIAALHQEARATYYRGHLPDADFEGPAELARSRQGWAAAVDRGNAVLCAEADGELVGVAAFRPVDGTMSLTQLHVAPAHWRRGTGTRLHAACVAAWRAAGVTTARLEVFEHNERAHAFYTRHGWLPDPVAPRSGNHLVLRLALTAP, encoded by the coding sequence ATGATCCGCCACGCCACCCTCCAGGACCTCGACGCCATCGCCGCCCTCCACCAGGAGGCCCGCGCCACCTACTACCGCGGCCACCTCCCCGACGCGGACTTCGAGGGCCCCGCCGAACTGGCCCGCAGCCGCCAGGGCTGGGCGGCGGCCGTCGACCGCGGCAACGCCGTGCTGTGCGCCGAGGCGGACGGCGAGCTCGTGGGCGTCGCCGCCTTCCGGCCGGTCGACGGCACGATGAGCCTCACCCAGCTGCACGTCGCCCCCGCGCACTGGCGCCGGGGCACGGGCACCCGGCTGCACGCCGCCTGCGTCGCCGCCTGGCGTGCCGCGGGCGTCACCACCGCCCGCCTGGAGGTCTTCGAGCACAACGAGCGCGCCCACGCCTTCTACACCCGTCACGGCTGGCTCCCGGACCCGGTCGCACCGCGGTCCGGCAACCACCTGGTGCTGCGGCTCGCCCTCACGGCGCCCTGA
- a CDS encoding sensor histidine kinase yields the protein MRALGGALLGRRARLRWVHLILGGALLMPYWLLGTLVVAPFRNGDGLFAGDLVVQFGAYGVALPLAAVSALFPLARPMSVAVARTLCGVPAERFADGPARSWAARVRTAGWFTLHTGVGGLVAGMSLAVPPFAVTLMALPFSAALRRSAAAGFWSLDQRWLVYGGVPAGLATLAALAAVAAGAGALLAQQAPPLLGPTPADRLVAAERRAADLAVRNRLARELHDSVGHALSAVTLQAGAARTVLDSDPEFVREALTAIEETTRRTVGELDAVLGLLRQGEDDGELPGRPGLEALEALLAAAGRPVSLTVRGGDPARVPEAVSREAYRIVQEGLTNAARHAGDEPVSLTIERDEETLEIVMENPLPARPPVARPGGGRGLRGVGERARLLGGTAGARPVDGVWRLEARLPAGARGEGVR from the coding sequence GTGAGGGCTCTGGGCGGGGCGCTGCTGGGGCGGCGCGCGCGGCTGCGCTGGGTGCACCTGATCCTGGGGGGCGCGCTGTTGATGCCGTACTGGCTGCTGGGCACGCTGGTCGTGGCGCCGTTCCGGAACGGTGACGGCCTGTTCGCGGGCGACCTGGTGGTGCAGTTCGGGGCGTACGGGGTGGCGTTGCCGCTCGCCGCCGTGTCGGCGCTGTTCCCGCTGGCCCGGCCCATGTCGGTGGCGGTGGCGCGGACGCTGTGCGGGGTTCCGGCGGAACGGTTCGCCGACGGGCCGGCCCGGTCGTGGGCGGCGAGGGTGCGGACGGCCGGGTGGTTCACGCTGCACACCGGGGTGGGCGGACTGGTCGCGGGGATGTCGCTGGCGGTGCCGCCGTTCGCGGTGACGCTGATGGCGCTGCCCTTCTCGGCCGCGCTGCGGCGGTCGGCGGCCGCCGGGTTCTGGTCGCTGGACCAGCGGTGGCTGGTGTACGGCGGGGTGCCCGCGGGGCTCGCGACGCTGGCCGCGCTCGCGGCGGTGGCCGCCGGAGCCGGTGCCCTGCTCGCCCAGCAGGCTCCGCCGCTGCTGGGGCCGACGCCCGCGGACCGGCTGGTCGCGGCGGAACGGCGCGCCGCCGACCTGGCCGTGCGCAACCGCCTCGCCCGGGAGCTGCACGACTCGGTGGGGCACGCGCTGAGCGCCGTCACGCTCCAGGCGGGCGCCGCCCGCACGGTGCTCGACAGCGATCCGGAGTTCGTACGGGAGGCACTGACCGCGATCGAGGAGACCACGCGCCGCACCGTCGGCGAACTGGACGCCGTGCTGGGCCTGCTGCGCCAGGGCGAGGACGACGGGGAACTGCCGGGGCGGCCGGGCCTGGAGGCGCTGGAGGCACTGCTGGCGGCGGCGGGGCGGCCGGTGTCGCTGACCGTCCGGGGCGGCGACCCGGCCCGCGTACCGGAGGCGGTGTCCCGCGAGGCGTACCGCATCGTCCAGGAGGGCCTGACCAACGCGGCCCGGCACGCGGGGGACGAGCCGGTGTCGCTGACCATCGAGCGGGACGAGGAGACGTTGGAGATCGTCATGGAGAACCCCCTGCCCGCCCGGCCGCCGGTGGCCCGGCCCGGCGGCGGCCGCGGCCTGCGGGGCGTCGGCGAACGGGCCCGGCTACTGGGCGGTACCGCCGGGGCCCGCCCGGTGGACGGCGTGTGGCGGCTGGAGGCCCGGCTGCCGGCCGGGGCGCGCGGGGAGGGCGTCCGGTGA
- a CDS encoding response regulator transcription factor — MVRTALRVILDAEPDLEVAGEASTGAEAVSVARELRPDVVLMDVRMPELDGIRATERILARAPDPAPRIVVVTTFENDAYVYEALRAGAAGFLLKRAAPEDLVAAVRLVTRSDSLLYPSALRGLAAEYARRRPPAAPPWVARLTEREGEVLRLMATGLTNAEIARRLGVGPATAKTHVAAVLAKTGARDRTQAVIAAYESGFITPADPRG, encoded by the coding sequence ATGGTGCGTACCGCCCTGCGGGTCATCCTGGACGCCGAGCCGGACCTGGAGGTGGCCGGCGAGGCGTCGACCGGCGCGGAGGCGGTGTCCGTGGCGCGCGAGCTGCGGCCGGACGTGGTGCTGATGGACGTGCGGATGCCGGAGCTCGACGGGATCCGCGCCACCGAGCGGATCCTGGCCCGGGCACCGGACCCCGCGCCGCGGATCGTGGTGGTCACCACGTTCGAGAACGACGCCTACGTGTACGAGGCGCTGCGCGCCGGGGCGGCCGGGTTCCTGCTGAAGCGGGCGGCGCCGGAGGACCTGGTGGCCGCGGTCCGGCTGGTCACCCGGAGCGATTCGCTGCTGTACCCGTCGGCGCTGCGGGGCCTGGCGGCCGAGTACGCGCGGCGGCGCCCGCCGGCCGCCCCGCCCTGGGTGGCGCGGCTGACCGAGCGGGAGGGCGAGGTGCTGCGGCTGATGGCGACGGGCCTGACCAACGCGGAGATCGCCCGGCGGCTGGGGGTCGGCCCGGCCACGGCGAAGACGCACGTGGCGGCGGTGCTGGCGAAGACGGGCGCCCGGGACCGCACGCAGGCGGTGATCGCGGCGTACGAGTCGGGCTTCATCACCCCGGCGGACCCCCGAGGATGA
- a CDS encoding MerR family transcriptional regulator, whose amino-acid sequence MTQDTWSIGELAAGTGVPVKTLRYYSDSGLLPVAARSTGGHRRYGTEAWERIRLIRRLRALDTPIATITQVVTGECTLGELVATELEAVQERLTELRWREATLRSLDDCPGEERLRRLEILSRVQRLPEAHRTLTDHWYRELSATMPKPRLDIMVAMLAPAPPQDPVPATALAYAELHLLVSTPGFTRWTQDHDEEMRDGPAFYAEIDEAAALTAAALGQGLPPGAGDAVDAFVSAHARARRESDTPAFRAHLHGLVSRSSGFDPRLVKYWALVGTATAGRVLNMTVAHRWLTDGLSMSIAAQGFQQSPGPRPKGRGDGM is encoded by the coding sequence GTGACGCAAGACACGTGGAGCATCGGTGAACTCGCGGCCGGAACGGGTGTTCCCGTCAAGACGCTCCGCTACTACTCCGACAGCGGTCTGCTGCCGGTGGCCGCTCGTAGTACCGGTGGTCATCGGCGCTACGGCACCGAGGCGTGGGAGCGGATCCGGCTCATCAGGCGCCTGCGGGCGCTGGACACCCCGATCGCGACGATCACGCAGGTGGTCACGGGGGAGTGCACGCTCGGCGAGCTGGTGGCGACCGAACTCGAAGCGGTGCAGGAACGTCTGACCGAACTGCGGTGGCGCGAGGCCACGCTCAGATCACTGGACGACTGCCCGGGCGAGGAACGGCTCCGGCGCCTGGAGATACTCTCCCGCGTTCAGCGGCTCCCGGAGGCGCACCGCACGCTCACCGATCACTGGTACCGCGAGCTGTCCGCGACCATGCCCAAGCCTCGCCTCGACATCATGGTCGCCATGCTGGCCCCCGCGCCGCCGCAGGACCCCGTCCCCGCCACAGCTCTCGCCTACGCCGAGCTCCACCTGCTCGTCTCCACGCCCGGTTTCACCCGCTGGACCCAGGACCACGACGAAGAGATGAGGGACGGCCCCGCCTTCTACGCGGAGATCGACGAAGCCGCCGCGCTGACGGCCGCCGCTCTGGGCCAAGGCTTGCCGCCGGGCGCCGGCGACGCCGTGGACGCGTTCGTGTCCGCCCACGCCCGGGCCCGGCGGGAGTCGGACACCCCCGCTTTCCGCGCGCACCTGCACGGGCTGGTGTCGCGGTCATCGGGCTTCGACCCCCGATTGGTGAAGTACTGGGCCCTGGTCGGCACGGCCACGGCCGGCCGTGTCCTGAACATGACCGTGGCACACCGATGGCTCACCGACGGACTGTCGATGTCGATCGCCGCACAGGGCTTCCAGCAGTCTCCTGGGCCGCGCCCCAAGGGCCGCGGGGACGGGATGTAG
- a CDS encoding TerD family protein, with amino-acid sequence MTAMTPGSNIPLPVTRVAVDVAAPVRLDVSGLLLTADGKVRSDDDFIFYNQPSGPGVTYRSGGGTAPDAIIVDTAAVPPGIEKIVVTASPDAAGQTFQGIEPTATIRNADDGSALATFTPPRLGTETALVVVEVYLRNGAWKARAVGQGYANGLAGIATDFGVSVDEEPAQAAPAPAPAQAPTPPSAPVTPAPVTPPAQAAPAAPPAPPAPAPGAGKINLDKGRVNLQKNQTVSLVKGGRPLLSQVKMGLGWEPAFRGKDIDLDASVIAYGPQRNHLDSCYFGKLTILGGAVKHSGDNLTGEGAGDDEVIMVDLGRLPADATGLVFTVNSFSGQKFTEVAKAYCRLMDAATGEELVRFDLTSAEPQTGVMMAKLIKQFSGEWEMTAMGEFVKSRTVRGMVKPAAQAL; translated from the coding sequence ATGACAGCTATGACCCCCGGCTCGAACATCCCGCTTCCCGTCACGCGCGTGGCGGTGGACGTCGCCGCGCCCGTGCGGCTCGACGTATCGGGCCTGCTGCTCACCGCCGACGGCAAGGTGCGCTCCGACGACGACTTCATCTTCTACAACCAGCCGTCCGGCCCCGGCGTGACCTACCGGTCGGGCGGCGGCACGGCGCCCGACGCCATCATCGTGGACACGGCAGCCGTGCCGCCGGGCATCGAGAAGATCGTCGTCACCGCGAGCCCGGACGCCGCGGGGCAGACGTTCCAGGGCATCGAGCCCACCGCCACCATCCGCAACGCCGACGACGGCAGCGCGCTCGCCACCTTCACCCCGCCGCGGCTGGGCACCGAGACCGCGCTGGTCGTCGTCGAGGTCTACCTCCGCAACGGCGCCTGGAAGGCCCGCGCGGTCGGACAGGGGTACGCCAACGGGCTGGCCGGCATCGCCACCGACTTCGGCGTCTCGGTCGACGAGGAGCCCGCGCAGGCCGCGCCCGCCCCCGCCCCCGCGCAGGCGCCGACGCCCCCGTCCGCCCCCGTGACGCCCGCGCCGGTGACACCGCCCGCCCAGGCCGCGCCGGCCGCTCCCCCGGCGCCGCCCGCGCCCGCCCCCGGAGCCGGGAAGATCAACCTCGACAAGGGCCGGGTCAACCTCCAGAAGAACCAGACCGTCTCCCTCGTCAAGGGCGGTCGTCCGCTGCTCTCCCAGGTCAAGATGGGCCTCGGCTGGGAGCCCGCGTTCCGCGGCAAGGACATCGACCTGGACGCCTCCGTCATCGCGTACGGCCCGCAGCGCAACCATCTGGACAGCTGCTACTTCGGCAAGCTGACCATCCTGGGCGGCGCGGTCAAGCACTCCGGCGACAACCTCACGGGCGAGGGCGCGGGCGACGACGAGGTGATCATGGTCGACCTCGGCCGGCTGCCCGCCGACGCCACCGGCCTGGTGTTCACGGTCAACTCCTTCTCCGGCCAGAAGTTCACCGAGGTCGCCAAGGCGTACTGCCGGCTGATGGACGCGGCGACCGGCGAGGAGCTGGTGCGCTTCGACCTGACCTCGGCCGAGCCGCAGACAGGCGTCATGATGGCCAAGCTCATCAAGCAGTTCTCCGGTG
- a CDS encoding NAD-dependent epimerase/dehydratase family protein, with the protein MPAPRTVLLTGAAGGVGTLMRGLLPAYGYELRLLDAVPIASEPDAITASLADEEALREAVRGVDAIVHLAGISLEAPFQEILRTNVEGTYHLYEAARAEGVRRILFASSNHAVGFTPRPRADGPLIPVGTPHRPDTFYGLSKCFGEDLAQLYWDRHGVETVSVRIGACEMEPTTVRMLSVWLSPGDCARLVDAALTAEDVRHTVVYGSSANTRLWWDLSTARGLGYEPRDDSEQYAAKLIAELGEPDDADPAHAHLGGPFCTDHPPRWPC; encoded by the coding sequence ATGCCCGCTCCCCGGACCGTCCTGCTCACCGGAGCCGCCGGCGGCGTCGGCACCCTGATGCGGGGGCTGCTGCCCGCGTACGGGTACGAGCTGCGCCTCCTCGACGCCGTCCCCATCGCGAGCGAACCAGACGCGATCACCGCCTCGCTCGCCGACGAGGAGGCGCTGCGCGAGGCGGTACGGGGCGTCGACGCGATCGTCCACCTTGCGGGCATCTCGCTGGAGGCGCCCTTCCAGGAGATCCTGCGCACCAACGTCGAGGGCACGTACCACCTGTACGAGGCGGCCCGGGCGGAGGGCGTGCGGCGGATCCTGTTCGCGTCCAGCAACCACGCCGTCGGCTTCACCCCGCGCCCCCGCGCCGACGGCCCGCTCATACCGGTCGGCACGCCCCACCGCCCCGACACGTTCTACGGCCTGTCCAAGTGCTTCGGCGAGGACCTGGCCCAGCTCTACTGGGACCGGCACGGCGTGGAGACGGTCTCCGTGCGGATCGGCGCCTGCGAGATGGAGCCCACCACGGTGCGGATGCTCTCGGTCTGGCTGAGCCCCGGCGACTGCGCCCGCCTCGTCGACGCGGCCCTCACCGCCGAGGACGTCCGGCACACCGTGGTGTACGGCTCCTCCGCCAACACCCGCCTGTGGTGGGACCTCTCGACGGCCCGGGGACTCGGCTACGAACCGCGGGACGACTCCGAGCAGTACGCCGCGAAGCTGATCGCCGAACTCGGTGAACCGGACGACGCCGACCCCGCCCACGCGCACCTCGGCGGCCCCTTCTGTACGGACCACCCGCCCCGGTGGCCGTGCTGA
- a CDS encoding aldehyde dehydrogenase (NADP(+)), with amino-acid sequence MAAAQVWSVDPRTGKRREQVAVEATAADVDHAVRAAHTARGALADRVVRAAFLRTAAGLLDAAKDRLVAAADAETALGTTRLTGELARTCYQLRSFAGIVDEGDFLGVVIDHPDDTATPPVPDLRRLKVPLGVVAVYAASNFPFAFSVPGGDTASALAAGCPVVVKAHPDHPHTSELVAGVLHLAAERTGVPRAVVGLVHGFDAGVALVGHPLVAAAGFTGSVRGGRALFDAAAARPVPIPFHGELGSLNPVVVTAAAAAERAAAIGAGLAGSMTLGVGQFCVKPGLVLAPTGADGDALLAALADEVKRAGEGVLLDHRMRDAFVAGAAARAALPDVDAPVAPGAGDEHTVSPGFLTVPAARLATGGPHDLLLEECFGPVTVVARYDGDDEATAVLSRLPGNLTATVHLSAAEAAGEGRGAELLARLTPLAGRVLVNGWPTGVAVAPAQHHGGPYPATTSTSTSVGGTAVERWLRPVAYQSTPEALLPPELRDDNPLGLPRRVDGRMELPDRDA; translated from the coding sequence GTGGCAGCAGCGCAAGTCTGGAGCGTCGACCCCCGGACCGGGAAGCGGCGGGAACAGGTCGCCGTGGAGGCCACGGCCGCGGACGTCGACCACGCCGTACGCGCGGCGCACACCGCCCGCGGCGCACTCGCCGACCGTGTGGTGCGCGCCGCGTTCCTGCGCACCGCGGCCGGCCTGCTCGACGCGGCGAAGGACCGGCTGGTGGCGGCGGCCGACGCCGAGACCGCCCTCGGCACCACCCGCCTCACCGGCGAACTGGCCCGCACCTGCTACCAGTTGCGGTCCTTCGCCGGCATCGTCGACGAGGGCGACTTCCTCGGCGTGGTCATCGACCACCCCGACGACACCGCCACCCCGCCCGTCCCGGACCTCCGCCGCCTCAAGGTCCCGCTCGGCGTCGTCGCCGTCTACGCGGCCTCCAACTTCCCGTTCGCCTTCTCGGTGCCCGGCGGAGACACCGCCAGCGCGCTCGCCGCCGGCTGCCCCGTCGTCGTCAAGGCCCACCCCGACCACCCGCACACCTCCGAACTCGTCGCGGGCGTCCTCCACCTGGCCGCCGAGCGGACCGGCGTCCCGCGGGCCGTCGTCGGCCTCGTCCACGGCTTCGACGCGGGCGTCGCCCTGGTCGGGCACCCGCTGGTCGCCGCGGCCGGGTTCACCGGCTCGGTACGCGGCGGGCGGGCGCTCTTCGACGCGGCCGCCGCCCGGCCCGTCCCCATCCCCTTCCACGGCGAACTCGGCTCCCTCAACCCGGTCGTGGTCACCGCGGCGGCCGCCGCCGAACGAGCCGCGGCGATCGGGGCCGGGCTCGCCGGGTCGATGACGCTCGGCGTCGGCCAGTTCTGCGTCAAGCCAGGCCTGGTGCTGGCACCCACGGGCGCGGACGGCGACGCACTGCTGGCCGCCCTCGCCGACGAGGTCAAGCGCGCGGGCGAGGGCGTGCTCCTCGACCACCGCATGCGGGACGCCTTCGTCGCGGGCGCCGCCGCACGCGCCGCGCTCCCGGACGTCGACGCCCCCGTCGCCCCCGGCGCCGGCGACGAACACACCGTCAGCCCCGGCTTCCTCACCGTCCCGGCCGCCCGGCTGGCCACCGGAGGCCCGCACGACCTGCTGCTGGAGGAGTGCTTCGGCCCTGTCACCGTCGTCGCCCGGTACGACGGCGACGACGAGGCCACCGCCGTCCTGTCCCGGCTGCCCGGCAACCTCACCGCCACCGTCCACCTCTCCGCCGCCGAAGCCGCCGGGGAGGGCCGCGGCGCCGAACTCCTGGCCCGGCTCACCCCGCTCGCCGGCCGCGTCCTCGTCAACGGCTGGCCGACCGGCGTCGCCGTCGCCCCCGCCCAGCACCACGGCGGCCCCTACCCGGCCACCACCTCCACCTCCACCTCCGTCGGCGGCACCGCCGTCGAACGCTGGCTGCGCCCCGTCGCCTACCAGTCCACCCCCGAGGCACTGCTCCCGCCCGAACTGCGCGACGACAACCCGCTCGGCCTGCCCCGCCGCGTCGACGGACGGATGGAACTCCCGGACCGGGACGCCTGA
- a CDS encoding peptidoglycan D,D-transpeptidase FtsI family protein: MNKTIRRAAAFSLLLVLALLLRATWVQAYEAKALADDKHNRRNIMEQYAQPLGDIVVAGSPVTGSKETKGGDLSHKRTYKNGELYAAVTGYSSQAYGSNQLEGVYADVLDGTDSRLKNPLDALTGKQTEPGDVLTTIDPAVQKAGFEALGDVKGAAVALDPKTGRVLGMVSTPSYDPSAIAGMTDGDAWRKLTEDEDKPLVNRAIRQPVAPGSTFKLVVAAAALEDGLYGSVDERTESPNPYRMKGTVTDLVNENPSAPCEDASIRVALQYSCNNVFGKMAVDLGQDKVRAMAEKFGFNDEEQDVPVRAYPSVYPSGMDDAQTALSGIGQFDVTATPLQMAMVSSAIANDGMLAAPHMVSKVVDADGDTLDTYGDGESRRIVSSSTAEQLRSAMVTVVEDGTGSNAKVDGAEVGGKTGTAQRGVENSEKPYAWFTSYAKDAETGQEVAVAVLIEDSHAQRAEVSGNGLAAPVAQKMMAAALK, from the coding sequence ATGAACAAGACGATCAGAAGAGCCGCCGCCTTCTCCCTGCTGCTGGTGCTCGCCCTGCTCCTCCGGGCGACCTGGGTGCAGGCGTACGAGGCCAAGGCGCTCGCGGACGACAAGCACAACCGGCGGAATATCATGGAGCAGTACGCCCAGCCGCTCGGGGACATCGTCGTGGCCGGCTCGCCGGTCACCGGCTCGAAGGAGACGAAGGGCGGGGACCTCAGCCACAAGCGCACCTACAAGAACGGCGAGCTGTACGCGGCCGTGACCGGCTACAGCTCGCAGGCGTACGGGTCGAACCAGCTGGAGGGCGTCTACGCCGACGTCCTGGACGGGACGGACAGCCGGCTGAAGAACCCGCTCGACGCGCTCACCGGCAAGCAGACCGAGCCGGGTGACGTCCTCACGACGATCGACCCGGCGGTGCAGAAGGCCGGGTTCGAGGCGCTGGGCGACGTCAAGGGCGCGGCCGTCGCCCTCGACCCGAAGACGGGCCGCGTCCTCGGCATGGTCAGCACTCCGTCGTACGACCCGTCGGCGATCGCCGGGATGACGGACGGCGACGCCTGGAGGAAGCTCACCGAGGACGAGGACAAGCCGCTGGTGAACCGGGCGATCCGGCAGCCGGTCGCGCCGGGCTCCACCTTCAAGCTGGTCGTCGCGGCGGCGGCGCTGGAGGACGGGCTGTACGGGTCGGTCGACGAGCGGACGGAGAGCCCGAACCCGTACCGGATGAAGGGCACCGTCACCGACCTGGTGAACGAGAACCCGTCCGCGCCCTGCGAGGACGCCTCGATCCGGGTCGCGCTCCAGTACTCCTGCAACAACGTCTTCGGGAAGATGGCCGTCGACCTGGGGCAGGACAAGGTCCGCGCGATGGCGGAGAAGTTCGGCTTCAACGACGAGGAGCAGGACGTGCCGGTGCGCGCCTACCCGAGCGTCTACCCGTCCGGGATGGACGACGCGCAGACGGCGCTGTCGGGCATCGGCCAGTTCGACGTGACGGCCACACCGCTCCAGATGGCCATGGTGTCGTCCGCCATCGCCAACGACGGGATGCTGGCGGCGCCGCACATGGTGTCGAAGGTCGTGGACGCGGACGGCGACACCCTGGACACGTACGGGGACGGGGAGTCCCGGCGGATCGTGTCGTCGTCCACCGCCGAGCAGTTGCGCAGCGCGATGGTCACGGTCGTCGAGGACGGCACCGGCTCCAACGCCAAGGTCGACGGAGCCGAGGTGGGCGGCAAGACGGGCACCGCGCAGCGCGGCGTGGAGAACAGCGAGAAGCCGTACGCCTGGTTCACCTCCTACGCCAAGGACGCCGAGACCGGCCAGGAGGTGGCGGTCGCGGTGCTGATCGAGGACTCCCACGCGCAGCGGGCCGAGGTCAGCGGCAACGGGCTGGCGGCTCCGGTGGCGCAGAAGATGATGGCGGCGGCCCTGAAGTAG
- a CDS encoding carboxylesterase/lipase family protein: MPPTTTAPRPYGRARLRVVLLPLLCAVALLPATAVPAAGAANPASPDSTRQGRTVVRTEQGLVRGVSHDSYTAFDGIPYAAPPTGPRRWRAPVPAAAWQGVRDATRPAERCVQMPAPGGGAVTGSEDCLYLNVTVPAAKPAAKKRPVLVWMHGGAFLGGSGSDYSAERLAVQGDAIVVTVNYRLGIFGYFGHSGLGAAPPFGLADQQAALRWVRANAARFGGDPGSVTLFGESAGALSICAHLTSPPAAGLFQRAVLQSGSCLTSFPRGALGPGTPAYEPFASQADVQTAGAEAARQLGCTEGGRDEVLACLRGQGTDRLATAQLMQSFNRPAFGNGLLPVAPARALASGRFHRIPVILGSNHDEMRMFVGLSLAAFPIRTEGDYRARLAEAFGAAAPAVEARYPAADHPSPALAWAAVLTDRSFTCTTLAAGRTVAAHAPGLPVYGYEFNDPDAPVLAGLPANPGFTYGAAHGFEMPYLFTSFPTERPLNDGQRALSDLMVGYWTDFARTGNPNTTDAPFWPALRASSPHAASVQSLAPGPGGVHPVDAYAAHGCSFWDRLSR; the protein is encoded by the coding sequence ATGCCCCCGACCACGACAGCACCGCGTCCCTACGGAAGAGCCAGACTCCGCGTGGTGCTCCTCCCCTTGTTGTGTGCGGTGGCGTTGCTGCCGGCCACCGCCGTACCCGCGGCCGGCGCCGCAAACCCCGCGTCCCCTGACTCAACGAGGCAAGGCCGTACGGTCGTACGGACGGAGCAAGGCCTGGTGCGCGGCGTGTCCCACGACTCGTACACCGCCTTCGACGGCATTCCCTACGCCGCGCCGCCGACCGGACCGCGGCGCTGGCGTGCCCCCGTTCCCGCCGCCGCGTGGCAGGGTGTGCGTGACGCCACGAGGCCGGCTGAACGCTGTGTGCAGATGCCGGCACCGGGTGGGGGCGCGGTCACCGGCTCGGAGGACTGCCTCTACCTCAACGTCACGGTGCCGGCGGCGAAGCCGGCAGCGAAGAAGCGGCCTGTGCTGGTGTGGATGCACGGCGGTGCGTTCCTGGGCGGTTCCGGCAGTGACTACAGCGCTGAACGGCTGGCGGTTCAGGGTGACGCCATCGTCGTCACGGTCAATTACCGGTTGGGGATTTTCGGCTACTTCGGCCACTCCGGGTTGGGCGCCGCCCCGCCGTTCGGCCTGGCGGACCAGCAGGCCGCCCTCCGCTGGGTGCGGGCGAACGCCGCGCGTTTCGGCGGCGATCCGGGCAGTGTCACGCTGTTCGGTGAGTCGGCAGGCGCCCTCAGCATCTGTGCCCACCTCACCTCGCCGCCGGCCGCAGGACTCTTCCAACGGGCCGTCCTCCAGAGCGGTTCCTGCCTCACGTCGTTCCCGCGCGGCGCGCTCGGCCCCGGAACACCGGCCTACGAGCCGTTCGCCTCACAGGCCGATGTCCAGACGGCCGGTGCGGAGGCTGCCCGGCAACTGGGCTGCACCGAGGGTGGCAGGGACGAAGTTCTGGCGTGCCTGCGCGGGCAGGGCACGGATCGTCTCGCCACCGCGCAGCTGATGCAGTCCTTCAACCGCCCTGCCTTCGGCAACGGGCTGCTTCCCGTAGCACCCGCCCGGGCGTTGGCGTCGGGACGCTTCCACCGCATCCCGGTCATCCTGGGCAGCAACCACGATGAGATGCGGATGTTCGTCGGCCTGTCGCTCGCAGCCTTCCCGATCCGTACGGAGGGCGACTACCGAGCCCGCCTGGCGGAAGCCTTCGGGGCTGCGGCACCAGCCGTCGAGGCGCGGTATCCGGCAGCAGACCATCCCTCTCCCGCGCTGGCCTGGGCGGCGGTGCTGACCGATCGATCCTTCACGTGCACCACGCTGGCAGCCGGCCGGACCGTCGCGGCACACGCGCCCGGCCTGCCCGTCTACGGCTACGAGTTCAACGATCCGGACGCTCCCGTCCTCGCCGGGCTGCCGGCGAACCCGGGATTCACCTACGGGGCGGCGCACGGCTTCGAGATGCCGTACCTGTTCACCTCGTTCCCCACCGAACGCCCGCTCAACGACGGCCAGCGCGCCCTGTCGGACCTGATGGTCGGCTACTGGACGGACTTCGCGCGCACCGGTAACCCGAACACCACCGACGCACCGTTCTGGCCCGCCCTTCGCGCTTCGTCGCCTCACGCGGCATCGGTGCAGTCGCTGGCTCCGGGACCGGGCGGGGTCCACCCCGTCGACGCGTATGCCGCACACGGGTGCTCGTTCTGGGACCGCCTGTCCCGGTGA